In Clostridiaceae bacterium, the genomic stretch TACCGATGCAAGGGGACTTGGTATTAAAGAGGCTACTGTACACCCCAAGGCAACTGAAAATATAGATGCAATTATTGATATGATAAGTATACTTATTGATAAAGGATATGCTTATACTTTGGATGGAGACGTATATTTTGACACCAGCAAGTTTGCAGAATATGGAAAATTGTCTCATCAGAATCTCGATGACTTGAGCCTGGGAATAAGAATTGACATACATGAGAAAAAGAAAAATCCCATGGACTTTGCCTTATGGAAGGCACAAAAGCCTGGAGAACCCTATTGGGAAAGCCCATGGGGTAAAGGAAGGCCTGGATGGCATATAGAGTGTTCGGCTATGGCAAACAGATATCTAGGTGAGACAATAGATATACATTGTGGCGGCCAAGATCTCATATTTCCCCATCACGAAAATGAAATTGCGCAAAGTGAGGCAGCTTCAGGGAAACCTTTTGTGAAATACTGGGTGCATAATGGATTTGTTAATGTAAATAATGAAAAAATGTCTAAATCTGCAGGAAATTTCTTTACAGTAAGAGATATTGCATCCAAATTTGATTATGAAGCTATCAGATTTTTCATGCTTTCAGCTCATTACAGAAGTCCCATTAACTTCAGTGAAGAACTGCTGACCCAGGCAAGCAATGGATTAGATAGAATTTATAAATGCTTGGAAAATCTCGAATATATCAAAGAGAACGCGGCTATAGAGCCATCTTCTGCAGAAGATGAAGAAAAGATTAAAAATACAATACTTCAATTAAAGGATAAATTTATTGAAGCAATGGATGACGACCTTAATACTGCAGATGCTATTTCGGTAATTTTTGAAATGGTGAAAGAGATTAATACAAATATTAATTTAAACTCCAATCCTTCAAAATCATTGATAGAATTTTGCATAAAAATATTGAAAGAACTTGGAGGAGTTTTAGGTATCCTTCAGAAACAAGTAAAGGAAGAGATCGATCCTATTATCGAAGAATTGATAAATAAGCGTCAGCAGGCAAGAAAAGAGAAAAACTGGAAGGTAGCTGATGAAATAAGAGATAAACTTAAGGAAATGGGAATTATTCTTGAAGATACACCCCAAGGAGTAAAAATTGTAAGACAGAGGGTTACAAAATAACCCTCTTTTACTTTACAATAAAAAATACAATTTTCGAAGAAGGTTGAAGTAGTAAGACAATTCATGTATAATCACTACAAGGCTAATTATCTAAAGAAAGACTTATTAAGGCTTTTTTGATGAAATCAGAGGTTTTCAGATTTTTTTAGTTTGTAATGTTAATTTTATAATTTCGCAAGTGAGGGATGATTAATGACAACGCTAAAGGATATTGCTTACAAGGCTGGAGTTAATATCTCAACTGTTTCGAAAGCTTTGAGAGACAGTACAGATATAAATAAAGATACCAAACTTAGAATCAAAAAAATAGCAAAAGAGATGAATTATCACATAAAATCTGATAAAAATAGATGTATGGAAGGCCTTGGCCTTATAGGCGTTGTTTGCCCGGAAATAAGAAGTAATTACTATTCGCAGATTGTGAGTGCTATTGAAGAGGAAACAAAGAGAAATGGGTATTCTCTAATAGTTGGATGTACGGATTTTGGTGTGGAAAATGAGAGATACTTCCTTAAAAGTTTCAATAGATCAAATTGTGCCGGAATTATTTTTATTACTGAAAGTGAAGATGTAGAAGAAATATTGAAAGAATACAGGACAGAAAATAACCAGCCTCTTGTTCTCATAGCCCAAAATACAGAAACAAAGGAATTTGACTGTATAAAGATAGATGATGAATATGGGGTCAGGCTTGCATTGCAGCATCTTATCTCTTCAGGCCACAAAAATATCGGTTATATTGGAGATATGTTATCAAGCACCAGATTGAACACTTTTCTTAAAATTATGAAAGAGAACAATATTGCTATAAATCAAAATTGGATAATGGAAAGTAATGAAAGGTTTGAAAAATGTGGTTATAATTTAATGAAAAAAATTATAGTTGCCGGTGAGATGCCTACAGCAGTAATGGGAGCCTATGATGATATTGCCATTGGGGCTATAAAAGCGTTGCACGATAATGGTTTTGTTGTTCCTAAGGATATATCTGTTGTGGGAATAGACAATATCAGGTCTGCTTCGTATATTTCTCCGGAATTGACCACTGTGGCAGCGCCAATAGATGAAATGTGCAGAATAGCAGTAAAATTATTATTAAAAAAGATCAAAGATAATAATTATAAGATAGTTCAGAATGTTAAATTATCTCCTTTTCTTGTCCAAAGAAATACAGTAAAAAAAATAAATTAATGGCAGTAATTGGGATGCTACAGTATTAGTTTCGAAATGTTCCTTAAAAAGTTTTAATTCATGAATAGCGGCCAAGTATATTGACAATTGGTTTTTTTTCTTATACAATTGTTTTTGAATAGGGTGCTTGGAGCAACCTGTTTTGTTTCTAAAACAGCATGCTTTTTTCGAAAATCAAAAATTTTATATGGATAATTTTTTGTTTATAGGAGATTGCCATGAAATATTTATTAGGTGTTGATGCTGGAACTACCTCTTTTAAAGGAATTCTGATCAATGAAGAAGGTAAAATAATCAGTGTTGTCAGCCAAGCTTATGATCTTCTTACTCCCTCAAATAATACAGTAGAGCTGGAAGTCGAAAAATACTGGGAAGTTTTCAAAAGGGTTATATCCAAATTATTGGACAGCTCTGGCGTTAAACCGGAACA encodes the following:
- a CDS encoding cysteine--tRNA ligase, translated to MKIFNTLTRQKEEFEPIEGNDVKMYCCGPTVYNYFHIGNARPFIIFDTLRRYLEYKGYNVKFVQNFTDIDDKMIKKAEEESITVKELADRFIKEYFTDARGLGIKEATVHPKATENIDAIIDMISILIDKGYAYTLDGDVYFDTSKFAEYGKLSHQNLDDLSLGIRIDIHEKKKNPMDFALWKAQKPGEPYWESPWGKGRPGWHIECSAMANRYLGETIDIHCGGQDLIFPHHENEIAQSEAASGKPFVKYWVHNGFVNVNNEKMSKSAGNFFTVRDIASKFDYEAIRFFMLSAHYRSPINFSEELLTQASNGLDRIYKCLENLEYIKENAAIEPSSAEDEEKIKNTILQLKDKFIEAMDDDLNTADAISVIFEMVKEINTNINLNSNPSKSLIEFCIKILKELGGVLGILQKQVKEEIDPIIEELINKRQQARKEKNWKVADEIRDKLKEMGIILEDTPQGVKIVRQRVTK
- a CDS encoding LacI family transcriptional regulator, whose product is MTTLKDIAYKAGVNISTVSKALRDSTDINKDTKLRIKKIAKEMNYHIKSDKNRCMEGLGLIGVVCPEIRSNYYSQIVSAIEEETKRNGYSLIVGCTDFGVENERYFLKSFNRSNCAGIIFITESEDVEEILKEYRTENNQPLVLIAQNTETKEFDCIKIDDEYGVRLALQHLISSGHKNIGYIGDMLSSTRLNTFLKIMKENNIAINQNWIMESNERFEKCGYNLMKKIIVAGEMPTAVMGAYDDIAIGAIKALHDNGFVVPKDISVVGIDNIRSASYISPELTTVAAPIDEMCRIAVKLLLKKIKDNNYKIVQNVKLSPFLVQRNTVKKIN